TGGGGCATCGCTTCCGGCGCCGCGAACTGCTGGAGCAGGCGCTCACCCACGCCTCCTACGCGCACGAGGCGGAGTCGCGCGCTCCTTCCATGGGCGCGCCCGACAATGAGCAACTGGAATTCCTGGGCGATGCGGTTCTCGGTTTTCTGACCACCCAGGAGCTGTACCGGCGCTTTCCTGGCTTCCATGAGGGAGAGCTCTCCAAGATGCGCGCTCACATGGTGAGCGCCCAGCAACTGGTCCACGTAGCCAACGACCTGGATTTGGGCCGCTACTTGCGGCTGGGGCGAGGCGAGGAGAAGAGCGGCGGGCGCCACAAAGCCGCCCTCCTGGCCGACGCCCTGGAAGCGGTGCTGGCGGCGATGTACCTGGATGCCGGCCTGGCCAAGGCCGAAGAGTTCGTGGTGCAGCGGGTCGTGTTGCCGGCCCTGGCGCGCCTGGAGCGCGAAACCGGGGCTGGCCTGCCGCCCACGGATCACAAGTCCGCTCTGCAGGAGTTCCTGCAGGCCCAGGGTCGGCCGCACCCTCGCTACGTGCTGGTGGAGGAAACCGGACCCGACCATCGCAAAGTCTTCACGGTGGAGGTCCGCATCCAATCCGGCGGGCGCGGCGCGGCAACCGCCTTCCAGGCGGAAGGACCGAGCAAGAAGACGGCGGAACAGCGCGCCGCCCGCCTGGCGCTGGAGCACCTGGCCGCAGCGGCACAAGCCAGCCCAACCCGGCGCGCGGGCACGAGTTCCCGATGAGCGAGCAACCGCACACTCACGAAGAATCCAGGGCCAGCGGATGGCCGGGTTCGGTGCAGTCGCTGGCCGAGACGGTGGTGATCGCCATCTTCATCATCACCTTCCTAGTGCAGGCCTTCCAGATCCCTTCCGAGTCCATGGAAAACACGCTGCTGATCGGAGACTACCTGCTGGTGGACAAGGTGCATTTCGCCCAGGGCGGTCTGTGGGGAAACATCCTTCCGTACCGGCCGGTGAAGCGCGGCGACATCATCGTGTTCCGCTATCCGGTGCGGCCGACGGAGCACTTTGTCAAGCGGGTGGTCGCCGTGCCCGGCGACGAGGTGCGGCTGCACAACAAGCGGCTGCTGGTGAACGGCCAGCCGGTGCCCGAGGACTACGTGCTGCACAAGCTGCGCGGGCGCGACAGCTTCCGCGACAACTTCCCGGCCACGGACTTCTTCACCTCCAGCATCGATGCCGGCTGGTTCCAGGAGATGCGCGGGCGGATCCGCAACGGCGGCATCGTGGTGCCTCCGGGCAAGTACTTCGTGCTGGGCGACAATCGGGACGAGAGCCTGGACAGCCGCTACTGGGGATTCGTGCCGCGGGAGAACATCGTGGGCCGCCCCCTTCTCATCTACTGGTCGGTGAACGACAACGGCCAGGAACTGGCCGCGGTGCCCGATGGTACACTGTCTCGTCTTGCGTACGGGCTCGCTCACCTCTTCCAGAACACCCGCTGGGAACGGACCTTCCGCATCGTTCGTTAGGGGCGGCGAGCACTCCTGCAGCGGGCGGAGAATACAGGCACATTGAGCAAGAAGCAGAAGGAAGAAAAGCGGGGCGAAACCCCCATGGAGTTCGCCGGTTCGATGGCGGTCGTGCTGGTCACCGGCCTGTTCATCATCACCTTTATTTTCCAGGCCTTCGAGATACCTTCCAGCTCCATGGAGGAAACTTTGCTCATCGGCGACCACGTGTTTGTGGACCGGCTGGCGTACGCGCCGCCCACCCGGTGGGTGGGACCGTTGTTGCCCTACCGGGAGCTGCGGCGCCGTGACATCGTGGTGTTCCTGTCGCCGGCTGAATCCGGGCTCTACGTGGTGAAGCGCGTGATCGGCCTGCCGGGCGACCGCATCCGCCTGCAGAACGGCGTGGTCTACTTGAACGGTGTCCGGCAGGATGAGCCGTACGTCGTCCGCCACGGCGATTATCGTCCTTACCGGGACGACTTTCCGTCGGTCTCCATGCCCAGCGGCGCCACCACGCCGGAGTGGTACCTGGAGATGCCTTCGCACATCGACGGCGGCGAACTGGTGGTGCCCGAGGACCACTATTTCATGATGGGCGACAACCGGGACGCCAGCTACGACAGCCGCTTCTGGGGCTTTGTGCCGCGCGAGCACGTCATCGGCCGGCCCATGATCATCTATTGGTCCTTTGAGACGCCGCCCGGCCAGTACCTGAAGACGGCTCCCGGCGAGCGTCTGCGCTACCTGTTCCACGTCGTCATCCATTTCTTCGACCAGACGCGCTGGCGGCGGACTTTCCACGTGGTGCGCTGATGCCCGGCCAAAGCAAGCGACGGCGGCTGGCGCTCGGCCTGGCCGCGACAGCCCTGGCCGCATTGCTGCTGCCCCCCTACGTCAACGCCAACCGCTTCAAGGGACGGCTGGTGGCGGCGATGGAAGCGGCGCTGGGCCGCTCCGTCCGGGTGGATGAGATCCGCCTGCACCTGCTGCCGCGCCCGGGCTTCGACCTGCGCAATCTGGTGATCGGCGACGACCCGGCGTTCAGCGCGGAGCCCATGCTGCGCGCTGATGAGGTCACGGCCGCGCTGCGCCTGACCTCGCTCTGGCGCGGGCGCCTGGAAATCGCCCAGCTCAGCCTGGATTCGCCCAGCCTCAACCTGGTGCGTTCGCCCGAGGGCCGCTGGAACCTGGAAGCGCTGATGGCGCGCGCCGCCGAAACCCCTTCGGCGCCCACGGCGCTGCCTAGGCCCGAGAGCCGGCCGCGCTTCCCCTACATCGAGGCGGAGAACGGCCGCATCAACTTCAAGCTCGGACAGGAAAAAAAAGCGCTGGCCCTGGCCGACGCCGACTTCGCCCTGTGGCTGGAATCCGAAAAGGAGTGGGGCATGCGCTTGGAGGCGCGCCCGGTGCGCACCGATATGAACCTGGGCGACACCGGCGAGCTTCGCATTGCGGGCACGTTAGGACGCGCCGCTGCGCCGGGTGAGCGTCCGCTGCGTCTTTCCGTCCGGCTGGAAAAAGCGCAACTGGGCCAGCTCTCGGCACTCATCTGGGGGCGGGACCGCGGCTGGCGCGGCGCCCTCGACGCGCGCGCCTCTTTCGCCGGAACGCCCAACCATCTGCGCCTGGGCGCGGAAGCCGAACTGCGCGACTTCCGCCGCTATGACATCGTAGCCGGCGAGGGGCTGCGCGGGCGTGTGCGCTGTTCGGCCGCATACCGCGGCGCTTCCGATACGCTCAGCGACGTGGACTGCCTGGCCCCGGTGGGAGAGGGCGACATCGCCGTGCGCGGCATGGTGGGCGGGCTCTTCGGTGAGCGCCGCTACGACCTGAGTCTCGCCGCCCGCGGAGTGCCCGCCGCTTCCCTGGCGCAGGTCCTGCGCCGCGCCAAACGCGACTTGCCGGGTGATTTCGCGGCCGCCGGCGAACTGAACGCCGCTTTCACCCTGCGCTCTTCGGAGGAATCCGGCCTGCCGTCGTGGGCCGGCGGGGGCTCCATAGCCGGACTGCGGGTGCGCTCCGCGCTGCTCGACCCCGAACTCTCCGTTCCGGATGTGCGTTTCCTGGTGGAGAACCCGGCGCCGCCGAAACCCACCCTCCGCACGCGGGCTGCGCGCACCGACATTGTTTCCGAACCGCGGCTCAGCCTGCAGCCGCTGCTCATGAATCTCGGCGGGGGAGCGCCGGTCGAGGTGGCAGGATTCTTCTCCGCGTCCGGATACCGGGTGAGTGTGCGGGGCATGGCCGACATTACGCGGCTCACACGCGTGGCCCGTGCCTTCGGGGTGGAGGCCCCCCTGCTCGATGCCAGCGGATCGGCGCGCGTGGACCTGGCAGCCGCCGGGCCGTGGGCGGAGTTCGCACCTGCCACGGTGACGGGAACGGCGCAGGTGCGCCGCGTCACCCTGCGGCTGAGCGGGATCGCTGAACCCGTGGAAGTGTCTGCGGCCGACCTGCGGCTCTCGCCTGAGACGGTGGAACTGCGGCATCTCGCGCTTTCCGTCCCAGCGGCGCGTCTGAGCCTGACCGGCGAAGCCAGCCGCAGCCGCAACTGTGAACCCGGCTGCCCGGTGCGCTTCACGCTCCACGCTCCCGACATCGCTTTCGACGAATTGAACCGCCTGTTGAACCCGCAGGTCCATCAGAGGCGCTGGTTCCAGTTCGGCGGACAGCGGGAAGAACCGAGCGTCTTTTCCGATCTGAGTGCCCAGGGCCGCATCACGGCGGGCCGCGTGCTGATCAAGTCGGTGGCTGCGCAACGCGTGAGCGTGACCGCTCGCCTGGCCGGGGGCCGGCTCGAGCTCGAGGAACTGCGTGGCGAACTGCTGGGCGGGCGCCACGAGGGCGTCTGGCACGCCGACTTCACCGGACCCCAGCCGCTCTACTCGGCGGCGGGCCGACTCACCGGAATCGCACTCGAGCAGGTAGGCCGCCTGATGCACGACCCCTGGGCGACCGGGCACGTCTCGGCCCGTTACGAGCTGACCACGGCCGGCAGCGCCGCGCCCGCGCTGGTGCAATCCGCGTCCGGAGAAGTGGAGTTCGACTGGCGTGACGGCGCGATGGCGCGGCTGCTTCTGCCCGCCTCCCCGGCTCCCATGCGGCTGCGGCGATTCACAGGAAAGCTGGCATTACGCGACGGCATTCTCACGTTCCCCGAAGCCCAGCTCGAAACCGCCGGCGGTACCTACACGGTGACCGGCACGGCGTCATTGGCGCGCCAGCTCGACCTGCGGCTCGTCCGGGACGAGGCCCACGGCTTCGCGGTCACCGGCACGCTGGCCGCGCCGCGCGTGGCTCCGCTGCCCGTGCCCGCCACCCGGGCTGCTGTGCTGCCCTAGCGGGTTTGGACTTCGGCCCCGCCTCCAGTAGCCTGCTTATCGCCTGTCGCCTGTGCCTTCCCAGCTAAGGCAACCCAATCCGGCGCCCTCCCGCACTTTGTTATTCTTGAGGTTTTGGGAGAAACGCCATGCCTCGCTTCGAGTACCGCGACCTCCATCCCACGCCGGATGCCGAGAAGCTCTTCCTCGAGTGGATCGAGCGGCTGGACGCCGAGTTCATCAACCGGGACCACCAGCATCGCAGCCAGGTTGTCCGCGACGCGCTGCACCAGCTTTACCTGGGCCGGCCCTACGAGCCGCCGGACCCCGGAGCGCCGCTGGCCCAGCAGGCCCTGGTGCATTCGTTCGATCCGCGCAACGCCACGCTGGAGCCGGAGTACTACGGCGACGTGGACGCGGCCAGGTACGCCGAGCGCAAGCCGCTCATCTGGTTCTGGATGATGTTCGACCGCTCCCCCGTGGGCCTGAACCACTGGCTGGGCTTCCGCGTGCGCGCCATGCTGGCGCGCCACGTCTTCAAGCACTGCGGCAAGAACGTGAAGATCTTCCACGGCGTCGAGGTCTCGTTCGGCTATAACCTCACCGTGGAGGACAACTGCACCATCCACAAGTACGTGCTGCTCGACGACCGCGGCGAGATCGTCATTCATCAGGGATGCTCCATCTCCGACTACGCCAACGTGTATTCGCACGCCCATGACCTGAATGACGGCATGATCGTCACCAACCACCGCACCGAGATCGGACCGCGCGCCCGCATCACCTACCACGCCACCGTCCTGAGCGGCGTGCGCGTGGGCGAGCACGGCATCGTGGGCTCGCTCGGGGTCGCCGCCAAGGATGTCGATCCGTACCACGTCACCGCCGGCATCCCCGCCAAGACCATCAAGGTGAAGTCCATCGCCCCTGAGGAGGTGCGCAAAGCGGCGGGCAAGACGTGAGGATCGGTCCGTCGGGCCGTCCGCTCATCCCCAGGCTGCGTGGTATCCTCACTTGGCCATCATGAATCTTGAGCAAGTCGGCATCGTCTTCCAGATCATCGTGTTCCTGTTCGCCATCAGCTTTCATGAGTCGGCGCATGCCTTCACGGCCTGGAAGTGCGGTGATCCGACCGCCTACATGCTGGGACGCGTGACCCTCAACCCGTTGAAACATATCGACCCGGTGGGTACGGTGATTCTCCCCGGAATCGCCCTGCTGACCGGCCTGCCCGTCATCGGCTGGGCCAAGCCTACGCCCGTGAACCCGCTCAACTTCAAGAACGAGGTGCGGGATGACATCCTCACCTCGGTCGCCGGCCCCATCAGCAATGTCCTGGTGGCCGCCGGCGCGGTGACCATGATGGCCGGCATCGGGTTCCTTTCCGCCGACGGCCGCAACCTGGTGCGCGGACTGGCCGGCGACTTCCCCATTTCAGTGGCGCAGACGTCGCTGTGGGTGCCGGTCGTCGTGCTGCTCTACCAGGCGATGCTGATCAACCTGCTGCTGGCGGTGTTCAACCTCATCCCCATCCCGCCGCTGGATGGCAGCCACGTGCTCCGCCACCTCCTGCCCGATTCGCTGCGCCAGATCTACGACGCCCTCGGCTGGGTCGGCCTGGTGCTGCTGTTCCTGGTCGGCGGAAGGATCGTGTTCACGCTGTTGCGACCCGTGCTGCGCTTCTTTGACGCGCTCCTGCTCCTGCTCGTATGACACCGGCCAACAAGAACCGCAAGCGTCCCCGCGTGCTCAGCGGCATGCGTCCCACCGGCAAGCTGCACCTGGGCAACTTTGTGGGCGCGCTGGATAACTGGGTCCGCCTGCAGAAGGATTACGACTGCTTCTTTTTCGTGGCCGACTGGCATGCGCTCACGACCGACTACGCCGATACCTCCCAGGTGAAGCGCAATTCGGTGGAGGTGCTGCTGGACTGGCTGGCCGCCGGCCTCGATCCCAAGCAGTGCACCATGTTCATCCAGTCGCACGTGCCGCAGCACGCCGAGCTGCACCTGCTGTTCTCCATGATTACCCCGCTGGGCTGGCTGGAGCGCGTCCCGACCTACAAGGAGCAGCGGGAGAACATCCGCGACAAGGACCTCTCGACCTACGGCTTCCTCGGCTACCCGCTGCTGCAGTCCGCCGACATCCTCATCTACCAGGCCGACTACGTGCCCGTGGGCGAAGACCAGGCGCCGCACATCGAGCTCACGCGCGAGGTCGCGCGCCGCTTCAACGCTTTCTACGGCGGCAAGCGCGGCTGGTCGTTCCCCGAGCCCCAGACGCTGTTCACGCCCTCACCCAAGCTGCCCGGCACCGACGGCCGCAAGATGTCGAAGTCCTACGACAACGTCATCCTGATGACTGAGCCGGAAGATTCGCTGCGCGCCAAGCTCAAGACCATGGTCACCGATCCGGCGCGGGTGCGCCGCAGCGATCCCGGCAATCCCGACGTCTGCCCGGTGGGCGATCTGCACAAGCTGTTCAGCTCGCAGGAGACCCTGGCCAAGGTCTACGAAGGCTGCCGCTCCGCGGGCATCGGCTGCATCGAGTGCAAGGCGTGGGCCGCGGACGCGCTCGTGCAGGTGCTGGCGCCCATGCAGGAGCGCCGCCGCAAATACGAAGAAAAGCCGCGCCTCGCCTGGGACATCCTGGAGGAAGGTTCCACCCGCGCCGCGCGCGCCGCCGAGGCCACCATGCAGCAGGTGCGCGCCGCCATGGGCATGTCGCCGGAGTACGAACCTCCGGATTCCGGCAAGACAGCGGGCAAATAATGCCGGCACGCCGGCCACGAATCACCCTACAATGAACCGGATGCCCGAGCCGCCCGAATCCACGCCCCGCCCGCCCGCCGAAGCCAGCGATTTCCCGTTCGCGGTGACCATCGGGCAGGTGTACGACGGCCCGCTCGACCTGCTGCTCGACCTCATCCGCAAGCAGGACATCAACATCTATGACATCCCCATCGCGCAGATCACCGCGCAGTATCTCGCCTACGTCGAGCAGATGAAGCAGCTCGACGTGAACGTGGCTGCGGAGTTCATCTACATGGCGGCCATGCTCATCCACATCAAGTCGCGGATGCTGCTGCCGCGCGATCCCAACGCGCCCCCGGAGGAGCAGGAAGACCCGCGCGCCGAGCTGGTCTATCGCCTGCTCGAGCATGAAAAGTTCAAGACCGCGGCGCAGATGCTTCTGCAGAAGCAGCAGATCGAAAGCGCCACCTGGTCGAACCCGGCGCAGAAGGACTTCGAGGAAGCCGAGGGCACGGAGCCGGAACTGGCCGCCGACGTCGTGGACCTGGTGCGCACGTTTCAGACCATCCTCGAACGCGCCCGCAATCGCCCCGTGCTGGAAGTGGACGAGGACGCGGTCACGGTCTCGCAGATGATCGACTACCTGCGCCGCCGCCTGCTGCTCGAAGACCGCGCCCTGCGCCTTACCAGCCTGCTGCAGCCGCTGCGCTCGCGCAAGGCTCTGGTCTGCGCGTTCCTGGCGCTCTTGGAACTGGTCCGCCTGCAGGCCATCCTGCTGCGCCAGGACCGCACTTTCGGCGAGATCTACGTGAAGAAGCACGAGATGTTCGACACCGTGCTCAGCGACGGCGCCGCCGTGCGCGACGATTGGAGGTAAAGAGCGTGCCGCGGATCAACGCGGAGGAACACGGATTTGGAAAGCATGCATGGTAAGGAAAACCAAACTGCCGTCATCCTGAGCGCAGGAGGGCTCCCGCGCGCATTCACCAGCGCGGGAAACCGGAGCGAAGGACCTGGGTTTTCGGCAGGGAGAACCGATTGAGCCTGAAATCCGAAATCGAAGCCATCATTTACGCCGCCGAAGAACCGGTGACCCTGGACCAGATGGTCGCCGTGCTCAAGGACCAGCCGACCGCCCGCGCCGCGCCGGACGCGGCCGCTCTCCGCGCCGAGATCCGCCGCGCGGTCGAGGAGTTGATGGCCGAGTACGCCGCCGCCGATCGCGGCATGGAGATCCGCCAGGTCGCGGGCGGCTACAAGATGTCCACCCGGCCTGAGCACCATGACGTGGTGCGCGCCTTCGTCAAGAACCTGAAGCCGCCGGTGCGCCTCTCGCTACCGGCGCTCGAAACACTTTCCGTCATCGCCTACAAGCAACCCGTCACCGTACCCGAGATCAACGAGATCCGCGGCGTGGACTCTTCCGGCGTCATTGCCACGCTGCTCGACCGCAAGCTCATCACCACCGCTGGGCGGAAGGCGGTGGTCGGCCGCCCTATCCTCTATCGCACCACCAAGGAGTTCCTGTTGCGCTTCGGCCTCCAGGACGTGAGCGAACTCCCCAGCCTCAAGGAGTTCGAAGAAGTCACCGGCCAGGCCGTGCAGGCGGATTTGTTCGCTACTCCCTCCGCCGTCGCCGACGCCACCGGCGTCCCCGATGCGGAGGAAGCGCCCGCCGAAAGCACCACCACGCCAGATTCATAAAGAGCTCACATTACAAGGACAAGGAGGGCCGTCATCCTGAGCGACGGAGGGATCCCGCGCGAACTCGCCAGCGCAGGAAACCCGAGCGAAGGATCTAGGTTTGCTTTCCTGCGTGACCTCATCCGGTGTGGTAAAACCAACCTCGATGCCCGCTATCCGCCTGCAGAAAATCATCGCCGCCGCCGGCGTAGCTTCACGCCGCAAGGCTGAGGAACTGATCACGCAGGGCCGCGTGCAGGTGAACGGAAAGGTCGTGACCGAACTGGGCGCTAGGGCCGACCCGGAACGTGACCACATCCGTGTGAATGGCAAGCTGCTGCGTGCCGCCCAGCGCCACGTCTATCTGTTGCTGAACAAACCGCGGGGCTACGTCACTACGGCCAGCGACCCCGAGGGCCGTCCCACGGTGCTCGACCTGGTGCGCGGCGCCGGCGTGCGCGTCTTCCCCGTCGGCCGCCTCGACTACTCGAGCGAAGGCCTGCTGCTCCTCACCAACGACGGTGAACTCGCCAACCTCCTGACGCGGACGGCTTCCCACGTCCCCAAGACCTATCTGGTCAAGGTCAGCAAGAAGCCCGGCGAGGAAGCCCTCGCCCGCCTGCGCTCCGGTGTGCGCATAGGAGGCGCGCACGACCCGGTGCGCTCCGGCCGCAGGCTGCCTGCGGTCACCACCGCGCCGGCGCGCATCAAGCTGCTGCATGACGCGCCCAATCCCTGGTTCGAGGTCACGCTCATCGAAGGACGCAACCGGCAGATCCGCCGCATGTTCGAGGCCATCGGCCATCACGTGGAGAAGATCCGCCGCGTCAAATACGGCCCGCTCGAGCTGGATGTCCCCCCGGGAGCGGTGCGTCCGCTCACGCCCGCTGAGGTCGCCCGCCTGCGCGCCGCCGCCTCCGGCCGGTTCCAAGCGCCCCGCGCTCGTGATACAAAAGACTGAGCCCATGGCCTCCATCGAAGACTTTCTCCCCGAGCACATCCGCGCCCTGGCGCAATACATCCCCGGCAAGCCCATCCGGCAGGCGGAACGCGAAAGCGGCGTGGCCTGCATCAAGCTGTCGTCCAACGAAAACCCGCTGGGCCCTTCGCCGCGCGCCGTAGAAGCGATGCGCCGCGCGCTGGCGGAAGTGAACTACTACCCGGATAACGACGCCTCCGAGCTTCGCTTCCGCCTGGCCCTGCGCCATGATGTGGCCGTCGAGCAGGTCATCGTTGCGGATGGCTCCACCGCCCTCATTGACCTGCTGGCGCGCGCCCTGCTCGCGCCCGGACGCAACGCCGTCACCAGCGAGCGCTCCTTCATCGTCTATCCCATTGCGGTGCGCGCCGCCGGCGGCACGCTGATCCAGGTGCCCATGCGCGACCATGCCTTCGACCTCGAGGCCATCGCCCGCGCCATCACCCGCGACACGCGCCTCATCTTCCTGGCCAATCCCAACAATCCCACGGGCACGCTGTTCGATGCCGCCGCCACCGACGCTTTCCTGGCGCGCGTGCCTGACGACGTCCTGGTGATCCTCGACGAAGCCTACTGTGACTACGCCACGGATTACGCGCGCTCGCGCGGCATCGAATATTCGCACTCGCTGGACTACGTGCGTGGCGGACGCAACCTGATGGTGCTGCGCACCTTCTCCAAGGCCCACGGCCTGGCCGGCGCTCGTGTCGGTTACGGCTTTGGTCCGCCCCGCCTCATCGAATACCTCTCCCGCCTGCGCACTGCGTTTTCTGTTTCCGCGGTGGCCGAAGCCGGCGCGCTGGCCGCGCTGGACGATGAAGCCCACATCCGTCGCTCCCTGGAGATGAACGCCAGCGGCGCCGCCTGGCTCGGCCAGAAGTTCCGCGAGCTCGGCATCCGCTTCGTCCCCACCACCGCCAACTTCATCTACTTCGATCCCGGCGAAGACGCTGCCGCGCTCGCCCGCCGCCTGCAGGCGGAAGGCGTCATCGTGCGCCCGCTCACGGTTTGGGGCGCGCCCACCGCCTTGCGCGTCACCATCGGCACCCCGGAGATGAATGAAAAGTTCGTTTCCGCGCTCAAGAAGGTGATGGAGCGCGCGCCGGTTCGGTAGTTCTCACCGCCGGGATCGCAGAGAACGCGGAGGAAAATTACAGCTTCTAGCTTCTAGAAGCCGTCTGGCTCTGTTGCATCCTGCTTTGAAAGGGCGCGGCTTCAGCCGCGCCATGGGGCGGCCCCCAATGAATTGTCATCCCCAGGGCCCGCGCGGGAGCGACGCGGACCGAGCGGGCCCAAGGGACCTTCCCTCTTGTTCCTGGCACTGAAATTGCGAGCTTCCCCGGCTCCAGTCGCGAAGCGACGGCAACTCGATAGCCCAGCACGTAAGTGCCGGGTAAGAGGCAACCCAGCACCCGAGTGCCGTAGGCACGGCACAGGCGAAGCATCCCTCCCCGGTCTCTGCGTTGAACGGGTTTACCTCCCCTGCATATGCTGCTCGTATTCCGCCGGAAGCATCGGCAAACGCGCCGCTCCGATCAATCCGGCGTCGCTCCCCAACTCCGCCCGGCGGATCTCGGTCCGCCGCCGCGTTTTCCCGCCCTCCGGCGCCGTTGCCGCATACACGAATGAACGCTTCTTCACTTCCTCGAACATCGCGGGCGAGAAAGCTTCCCATGCGCCCGCCACGCCGCCGCCGATCACGTACATGGGCAGGTTGAGCGCGTTCACCAGGTCCCCGATCAGCACGCCCAGCATGCGGCCTACGGTGTCGAAAATCCCCTGTGCCTGCTTGTCTCCGTGCTGTGCCTGCTCGAACACCGCCCGGGCGGTCCGCTGCGCCTTCCCGGTTTTGCCGCGCGCCTCTCCGAGCACTTCCCGTGCCATGCGCTCCACGGCGCTGGCCGAGGCATACTGCTCGATGCAGCCGCGGTTGCCGCAACCGCAGGGGACACCGTCCGGCACCACCGTGATGTGGCCCAGTTCGCCGGCCATGCCCGTCATGCCGTGCCAGATGCGACCGCCCAGCACGATCCCGCCGCCTACGCCGGTGCCCAGCGTGATCATGCACATGTCGGGGAAGCCGCGGGCGGCGCCCATCCAGGCTTCACCCAGCGCGGCGCAGTTGGCGTCGTTCTCCAGCACCACGCGCGTCGTCAGGCGCCGTTCGATCTCGTCGCGCACCGGGTAGTCGTGCCAGCCCGGCAGATTCGGCGACTCGTACAACATGCCGGTCTCCAGATCGATGATGCCAGGCACCCCGATGCCGATCCCAACCAGCCTCTTCCCGCTGCCGACCTCCGCCGTCAGCCGGCTGATGGCGCCGCACATCTCGTCGAGCACCGAATCGCGACCGCGCGCCACCTCCGTGCCGGTCGCCATCTTCTCCAGCACACGGCCGTCTTCGGACACCGCGGCAATGCGCAGGTTCGTCCCGCCCAAATCCACGCCGATGGCGAAGGAAGACATGTGACGAAGGAGACTACCACGATGACGGGAGAGAATTGTGGAATTGCGGAATTGCCGAATTGCCGAATTGACCATCGCCTCAAGAGCGTGCGTGAGAAAACCTTCGGGCTTTCGAGGTGGCCCAAAGCTGTCATTTTCCAGCCCGCAAGGGCGGCATTCGTTAGCCCAGCA
The window above is part of the Terriglobales bacterium genome. Proteins encoded here:
- a CDS encoding acyltransferase, producing MPRFEYRDLHPTPDAEKLFLEWIERLDAEFINRDHQHRSQVVRDALHQLYLGRPYEPPDPGAPLAQQALVHSFDPRNATLEPEYYGDVDAARYAERKPLIWFWMMFDRSPVGLNHWLGFRVRAMLARHVFKHCGKNVKIFHGVEVSFGYNLTVEDNCTIHKYVLLDDRGEIVIHQGCSISDYANVYSHAHDLNDGMIVTNHRTEIGPRARITYHATVLSGVRVGEHGIVGSLGVAAKDVDPYHVTAGIPAKTIKVKSIAPEEVRKAAGKT
- the lepB gene encoding signal peptidase I, coding for MSKKQKEEKRGETPMEFAGSMAVVLVTGLFIITFIFQAFEIPSSSMEETLLIGDHVFVDRLAYAPPTRWVGPLLPYRELRRRDIVVFLSPAESGLYVVKRVIGLPGDRIRLQNGVVYLNGVRQDEPYVVRHGDYRPYRDDFPSVSMPSGATTPEWYLEMPSHIDGGELVVPEDHYFMMGDNRDASYDSRFWGFVPREHVIGRPMIIYWSFETPPGQYLKTAPGERLRYLFHVVIHFFDQTRWRRTFHVVR
- a CDS encoding segregation/condensation protein A, coding for MPEPPESTPRPPAEASDFPFAVTIGQVYDGPLDLLLDLIRKQDINIYDIPIAQITAQYLAYVEQMKQLDVNVAAEFIYMAAMLIHIKSRMLLPRDPNAPPEEQEDPRAELVYRLLEHEKFKTAAQMLLQKQQIESATWSNPAQKDFEEAEGTEPELAADVVDLVRTFQTILERARNRPVLEVDEDAVTVSQMIDYLRRRLLLEDRALRLTSLLQPLRSRKALVCAFLALLELVRLQAILLRQDRTFGEIYVKKHEMFDTVLSDGAAVRDDWR
- a CDS encoding AsmA family protein, producing the protein MPGQSKRRRLALGLAATALAALLLPPYVNANRFKGRLVAAMEAALGRSVRVDEIRLHLLPRPGFDLRNLVIGDDPAFSAEPMLRADEVTAALRLTSLWRGRLEIAQLSLDSPSLNLVRSPEGRWNLEALMARAAETPSAPTALPRPESRPRFPYIEAENGRINFKLGQEKKALALADADFALWLESEKEWGMRLEARPVRTDMNLGDTGELRIAGTLGRAAAPGERPLRLSVRLEKAQLGQLSALIWGRDRGWRGALDARASFAGTPNHLRLGAEAELRDFRRYDIVAGEGLRGRVRCSAAYRGASDTLSDVDCLAPVGEGDIAVRGMVGGLFGERRYDLSLAARGVPAASLAQVLRRAKRDLPGDFAAAGELNAAFTLRSSEESGLPSWAGGGSIAGLRVRSALLDPELSVPDVRFLVENPAPPKPTLRTRAARTDIVSEPRLSLQPLLMNLGGGAPVEVAGFFSASGYRVSVRGMADITRLTRVARAFGVEAPLLDASGSARVDLAAAGPWAEFAPATVTGTAQVRRVTLRLSGIAEPVEVSAADLRLSPETVELRHLALSVPAARLSLTGEASRSRNCEPGCPVRFTLHAPDIAFDELNRLLNPQVHQRRWFQFGGQREEPSVFSDLSAQGRITAGRVLIKSVAAQRVSVTARLAGGRLELEELRGELLGGRHEGVWHADFTGPQPLYSAAGRLTGIALEQVGRLMHDPWATGHVSARYELTTAGSAAPALVQSASGEVEFDWRDGAMARLLLPASPAPMRLRRFTGKLALRDGILTFPEAQLETAGGTYTVTGTASLARQLDLRLVRDEAHGFAVTGTLAAPRVAPLPVPATRAAVLP
- a CDS encoding site-2 protease family protein — translated: MNLEQVGIVFQIIVFLFAISFHESAHAFTAWKCGDPTAYMLGRVTLNPLKHIDPVGTVILPGIALLTGLPVIGWAKPTPVNPLNFKNEVRDDILTSVAGPISNVLVAAGAVTMMAGIGFLSADGRNLVRGLAGDFPISVAQTSLWVPVVVLLYQAMLINLLLAVFNLIPIPPLDGSHVLRHLLPDSLRQIYDALGWVGLVLLFLVGGRIVFTLLRPVLRFFDALLLLLV
- the trpS gene encoding tryptophan--tRNA ligase yields the protein MTPANKNRKRPRVLSGMRPTGKLHLGNFVGALDNWVRLQKDYDCFFFVADWHALTTDYADTSQVKRNSVEVLLDWLAAGLDPKQCTMFIQSHVPQHAELHLLFSMITPLGWLERVPTYKEQRENIRDKDLSTYGFLGYPLLQSADILIYQADYVPVGEDQAPHIELTREVARRFNAFYGGKRGWSFPEPQTLFTPSPKLPGTDGRKMSKSYDNVILMTEPEDSLRAKLKTMVTDPARVRRSDPGNPDVCPVGDLHKLFSSQETLAKVYEGCRSAGIGCIECKAWAADALVQVLAPMQERRRKYEEKPRLAWDILEEGSTRAARAAEATMQQVRAAMGMSPEYEPPDSGKTAGK
- the lepB gene encoding signal peptidase I, translating into MSEQPHTHEESRASGWPGSVQSLAETVVIAIFIITFLVQAFQIPSESMENTLLIGDYLLVDKVHFAQGGLWGNILPYRPVKRGDIIVFRYPVRPTEHFVKRVVAVPGDEVRLHNKRLLVNGQPVPEDYVLHKLRGRDSFRDNFPATDFFTSSIDAGWFQEMRGRIRNGGIVVPPGKYFVLGDNRDESLDSRYWGFVPRENIVGRPLLIYWSVNDNGQELAAVPDGTLSRLAYGLAHLFQNTRWERTFRIVR
- the rnc gene encoding ribonuclease III, with product MKAGEITALESALGHRFRRRELLEQALTHASYAHEAESRAPSMGAPDNEQLEFLGDAVLGFLTTQELYRRFPGFHEGELSKMRAHMVSAQQLVHVANDLDLGRYLRLGRGEEKSGGRHKAALLADALEAVLAAMYLDAGLAKAEEFVVQRVVLPALARLERETGAGLPPTDHKSALQEFLQAQGRPHPRYVLVEETGPDHRKVFTVEVRIQSGGRGAATAFQAEGPSKKTAEQRAARLALEHLAAAAQASPTRRAGTSSR